The Blautia luti nucleotide sequence ATGTAAGACATGATGCACAAAAAATTCAACTAGTCTCATTCTAGCATAATCATACTTTGAAATCAACATCTGCAAATGGATAACTTCCTCATTTATCCAGATTTCATGTTTTATTCACATTTCTAAATGAAAAGTTTTATCATTGGAAAGTTATACATTTCTATTCACGGAAACAGGCTGCCGGAAACTTTTCTCTCCGGCAGCCTGTCGTTATTTTATTAGTAATTTCACCCTTTCAGGCCGGCTGACTCATCAGTACAAATTCCTGACCAACACATAGTTGCACAAGGCCCTGTATTACCTGAAAACACATATTCAGGATATACTTTATGTCTTCCTCCACACATCGAAGTTTATTGAGATACCGCTCATGGCTGGCTTCAATATAATCGATCAGTGCGGCAAAGGTGCTGAACCGGATAGCCGGTTCCAGATATCTGTGCGCTTCTCCTCGCTGTATGCAGGATTTCAGCTCGTTTTTAAGTATTTTCTCATAATGATTATGCTGTGCAAGACTGCCTGTATATGTTTTATTGTGAGGAAAGGTAAAATAATCCGCCATATAGTGAATCACTTCGCCAAAACGACGCCAGTAAACTCTCTGATTGCTCTCTTCCAACCGGGTATCCACCAGTTCTTTCATCTGTGCCTTGACATCCTCAAAAGTTCCGAAGAACTCATGGCGTCTGGTGATAAAAGACGGCTTGATATCCGGAAGAATACTTCCAAAGCAGAAAGCCTTTCTGTGAGATTGAAGGCTCGCAGTATCTGGCATCTGGTCCGCAAGATATCTTGCTAATAAAATATGTGATTTTTTACGCAATTCTTTTCCTCTTTCTTTCTGTGAGAATTGTTAACTTCAACCAACAAAACTTACTATAGCAGATTTACATAAGATTTTCAATGCTTTCTTCACAGCTTTTTTATTTCTTTTGTGAAAGATCCATGAACTGACTGAGCAGTTCCAGATCCCCTGCTTTTACTTTCAGATTGGTTTCCAGCCGTTCTCCTTCCGGAGTTACATAAGAAATCTCCAGGATACTTCCTTCCCGGATTCCCTTTCTGGAAACAGCTCTGCAGAAAGCCGGAAATTTCGGGTGATTTCGTTTAAAGGTATTCCATGCATTGGTAATTTTTAACATACTTCCTATATTCATGGGCATTTTACCTACCTCCTTTTTGCTTTTATCTTCTGTCGCATTTATATCGACTTGATTATACATAAAAAAGGGGCTGTTGTATATGCCTTATTTTTCTGTTAGTGTTTTTCCTGCATATGGGATATCACAGTTTTCACACCTGACAGATAACAAAGCTGTGCATACCGTTCATCCCTGGTGCTCAGGCAGGCTATGTAATCATCGATCACCCTGCGGGCCGCATAAGGCAGATCTAGCTTTTCATACCTGCGTTCCAGTTCTTCGAGATCTCTGTTGTCCTGCAGAATATACTCGTCACCGGCTTCAATATTCTGTTTTGTGTCCATCTGTTTTTCCACCATGGAAACATCCATGGTTTCCGCTAAAATTTCATCCATTAAATTTCTCCTTTTTGTATTTTGATAATAAGACATGGTTCGTTATTATTCTATAAATTTGCACTTTCACTGTCAACGTAATTCGTCCGACAGTATATGATGTAATTCGTCATAAAAACTGCTTTTATAACAATCTAAATCTTTCTTTAAATGCAGAAAAACCTCCCGGCAGGTATTGCCAGAAGGTTTTCCATACATATGTGAGTTTTTATTAATATGCCGTACGTCATTTTTCCATAAAGATATGTGAAATTACAGTAAAATACGTGAAATTGAATTTCCTGCAAATCCCCTAAATATGCTCAAAATCCGGTGTTCCATACAGGTCGAATGGGGTACTCTGGTAGACATAGTAATTCAGCCAGTTTGTATACAGATTGTTTGCATGGGCTCTCCACATAAGAAGAGGCATGTTGGCAGGATCATTGTCTTTGTAATAATTTTTGGGTATCTCGATAGGGAGATTTTTGCTCACATCCCTTTTGTATTCTCCATCCAGGGTTACACGGTCGTATTCCGGGTGTCCCATAACGAAAATGCGGCGGCCGCCGTCTGCCATGGCAAGGAAAAGTCCTGCTTCCTCAGATTCCGCCAGCACAGTCAGTTCCTTACAGTTGTGAATATCTTCAATAGGAACCTCTGTATGTCTGGAATGAGGTGCCAGGAACATATCATCAAATCCTCTCACCAGCGGAATCTTACGATTCAGTACCTTATGCCAAAAAAGGCCGAACATTTTCTCATCCAGCATTCTCTTTTTCAGTCCGTAGAAATGATAAAGACTGGCCTGTGCCGCCCAGCACAGGAAAATAGTAGAGGTTACATGTTCTGTAGTCCAGTCCATGATCTCTGTAAGCTCCTGCCAGTAATCCACCTCCTCGAATTCCATCTGCTCTACAGGTGCTCCGGTAATGATCATTCCATCGTATTTATTACCTTTAAGTTCCGGAAAAGTCTGGTAAAATTTATTCAGATGACTCATGGAAGTATTCTTGGACTCATGGCTCTGCACTGCCATAAAAGTCACATCTACCTGCAGAGGAGTGTTGGAAAGGGAACGCAGAAGCTGCAGTTCTGTCTCCTCCTTCAAAGGCATCAGATTCAGGATCAGAATCTGAATAGGACGGATATCCTGATGGGATGCACGGGATTCATCCATCACAAATATATTTTCTTTTTCCAGAATTTCTTTTACGGGCAGATCGCCCTGTATCTTAATAGGCATTCTTTTTCTCCTTTTTCACTGTTATTTTCTTCTTATCTGCCAGGTTTATTGTCCTGCAAGTTTCAGGAAATCTTCTTCTGAAAGAATTGGGATTCCAAGCTCTTTTGCTTTTTTATTTTTGGATGAATTGGAAGTGGTATCGTTATTGATCAGATAATTTGTTTTTCCGGTCACAGATCCCGTAACCTTTCCTCCCAGAGATTCGATAAACTCTTTCGCCTGGGCGCGGTTTGCAAAATGTTCTACACTTCCCGTGATCACGAAATTCATCCCCTGAAAGATCTGTTCCTCTTTTTTTTCTTCTTTCTTAATATTCAGATACTCCATAAGATGGTCAAGCCGCCGGTTATTTTCCTCACTGGCGAAATATTCCGTCAGGCTTCTGGCAATCACCGGGCCAATGGTATCTATCTCACTGACTTCTTCCTCTGAAGCATGACGAATCTGCTCCAGATCATCATCAAAATGTCTGCAGATCACTTTCGCATTGGCCAGCCCGATATTGGCAATTCCCAGGCTGTAGATCACTTTCGCCAGAGTGGTCTCTTTTGCCTTCTCCAGATTCACCATAAGGTTCTCGAAAGATTTCTCCCCGAATCCCTCCATCGCCACGATCTCATCTCTGTGTTTCCCGATTTCAAAAATATCTCCGAAATCATGAATAAAACCTCTGGCAATAAATTTCTCCAGGGTAGCCTCTGAGAGTCCATCAATATTCATGGCATCTCTGCTTACAAAAAGTGCAAAAGACTTGATCTTTTTTGCCGCACAGTCGGGATTGGTACAATAAAGTGCCTCCACTTCATTCACTTTACGGATCTCTGTTGCGTGGCCGCAGGCAGGACAGGCTACCGGAATCTCCAGGTTACTGCTTCTGGTAAGGTTTTCTGCGATCTGAGGGATGATCATATTCGCCTTATATACAGTAATATTATCTCCAATCCCCAGCTCCAGTTCCTTCATAATACTGATATTGTGCACGCTGGCACGGCTGACTGTGGTTCCTTCCAGCTCTACAGGTTCAAATACAGCTACCGGATTAATCAATCCTGTTCTGGAAGGACTCCACTCTATCTTCTGCAGATGGGTCTCCCTGATCTCATCTGCCCATTTAAAAGCAAACGCATTCCTCGGAAACTTCGCAGTTCGTCCCAGCGAATCTCCGTATACAATATCATCATACAGCGCAACCAGCCCGTCCGATGGAAAATCATTCTGGCTGATAGCTGTAGAAAAATACTCCATCGCCTCATCCAGTGTTTCGGCTGTCACCATCTGGTATTCTACCACATCAAATCCCTGCTCCTTCAGCCACTGAAACTGAAACGCCCGGGAATTGCCAAAGTCCACATTCTCTGCACTTACCAGGGCAAATGCATAAAATCGTACATTTCTTCTGGCAGTGATCTCATTATTCAGCTGACGCACTGATCCGCTGCAGAGATTTCTCGGGTTCTTATATTTCGCATCCACATCCTCAATGGATTCATTGATCCGCTGGAAATCAGAATAGGTAATGATGGCTTCCCCGCGAAGGACCAGCCTTCCCTGATATGGGATCTTCAGCGGAATATTTTTAAATACCCTGGCATTATTTGTCACAACCTCACCAACCACACCGTTCCCTCTGGTAACAGCCTTCACAAGTTCCCCGTTTTCATACGTAAGAACCACTGTAAGTCCATCCAGCTTCCAGGAAAGCAGCGTCTGGTGTTCCCCTATAAACTCTCGAAGAACTTCCCTGTCTTTCGTCTTATCCAGAGAAAGCATGGGGGTTTCATGTTCTTCTTTGGGAAGCTGCTCTACGGCTTCATATCCTACGCTGATGGTGGGACTGTTTGCCAGAACGGTTCCCGTTTCTTTTTCCAGAGCCTGAAGCTCGTCGTACATCTGATCGTACTCTCTGTTGCTTATAATCTCTGTATCTTCCTGATAATAAGCTTTTGCCGCTTTGTCCAGCTTCTGCGCCAGTTCTTTCATTCGCCTGATTGCCGCTGTTTCCATGACGTCCTCCTGTTCCTGTCACTGTTTCACTTGTAGAAGATGCAAGCATTGCCTGCAAAGTCTTCCATTCTTCCGGACGGATTTCCCGGTATTCTCCCTCCTGGATCCCATCCAGGGTAAGATTCATGATCCGGATCCTTTTCAGCTTCAGCACTTCATACCCCAAATACAGACACATACGCCTGATCTGCCGGTTCAGACCCTGGGTCAGTATGATCCGGAATGTATCTGAACTTGTCTGTTTCACTGTACATGGCCTGGTCACTGTATCCAGGATGGGGATCCCTCTGCTCATCTGCCGGATAAATTTCTCATCTATTGGCTTGTTCACTTTCACAAAGTATTCTTTCTCATGCTTATTCCCGGCACGCATGATCTTATTCACCAGATCTCCCTCATTCGTCAGAAGGAGCAGCCCCTGGGACTCTTTGTCCAATCTGCCTACCGGATAAATGCGAAGAGGATAATCCAGATAATCTGTTACTGTGGTTTCATCTCTCTGCTGTTTCGTGCTGCAGACGATTCCTCTTGGTTTATTAAAAAGAAGAAGTACTTTTCTGTTGTTTTTACTGACAGGCATCTGATCCAGGCAGATTTCTTCATCAGGGGATACTTTCTGTCCACTTACTGCTTTCTCTCCGTTCACGGTAATCCTTCCCTGTTCGATCAGTCTGTCCGCTTCCCTGCGGGAACATACACCTGCGTCGCTTAAATATTTATTGATTCTTATTTTTTCGTCCATTTTTCTATTATATAATTTTTTCCAGAGGTTAGCAACCTTGAATCTCCTTGTAATTTTTTTTCATTTATTGTATCATATTGTAGAATAATAAAAATAAAGGAGGCATTTTATGTCAGGCCATTCACCACAGACAAGCCGCCTGCTGACTGTCATTGCTGTCTTTCTGTGTATCTGCATGAGCGGGATTTTTACACGTTCTTCAGCTCTGCCGTCACAGATCAGCCCAAGCTCTGATGCAGAAACCCTTGTCTCTGAAGAAATCTCCCTGACAGTTACACCAGTTGATATACCCCAGGCCACTCCAACCCCATCACCGAAAGTGACCAAGGCAGCTTCTAAAAATAAATCCAAAAAATCTTTCAAGGTTTCCCACGAAGCTTCCGAAGGTAACTGGACTTCCAGTGGAAGTAACTGGATGTTTCTTGTAGATGGAAATGCATATACCGGCTGGCTCACAGACACAGACGGTAAACGTTATTATTTCGACGAAAACGGGATCATGCAGACCGGCTGGGTAGATGTAGATGGAAAACGATATTATATGGATCTGGACGGCATTATGCAGACCGGAGATATCACGATTGGCAAAAAGTCCTATCATCTCAATGATGACGGATCTTTAGAAGGCTATAAAGCAAAAAAAACTTCAAAGAAAAAAAGTTCAAAGGAAAAAAATAGAAAAAATTCTTCTTCTGATAAAACTTCAGCCGTTTCCAGTACAGATTCT carries:
- the metA gene encoding homoserine O-acetyltransferase MetA — its product is MPIKIQGDLPVKEILEKENIFVMDESRASHQDIRPIQILILNLMPLKEETELQLLRSLSNTPLQVDVTFMAVQSHESKNTSMSHLNKFYQTFPELKGNKYDGMIITGAPVEQMEFEEVDYWQELTEIMDWTTEHVTSTIFLCWAAQASLYHFYGLKKRMLDEKMFGLFWHKVLNRKIPLVRGFDDMFLAPHSRHTEVPIEDIHNCKELTVLAESEEAGLFLAMADGGRRIFVMGHPEYDRVTLDGEYKRDVSKNLPIEIPKNYYKDNDPANMPLLMWRAHANNLYTNWLNYYVYQSTPFDLYGTPDFEHI
- the ligA gene encoding NAD-dependent DNA ligase LigA encodes the protein METAAIRRMKELAQKLDKAAKAYYQEDTEIISNREYDQMYDELQALEKETGTVLANSPTISVGYEAVEQLPKEEHETPMLSLDKTKDREVLREFIGEHQTLLSWKLDGLTVVLTYENGELVKAVTRGNGVVGEVVTNNARVFKNIPLKIPYQGRLVLRGEAIITYSDFQRINESIEDVDAKYKNPRNLCSGSVRQLNNEITARRNVRFYAFALVSAENVDFGNSRAFQFQWLKEQGFDVVEYQMVTAETLDEAMEYFSTAISQNDFPSDGLVALYDDIVYGDSLGRTAKFPRNAFAFKWADEIRETHLQKIEWSPSRTGLINPVAVFEPVELEGTTVSRASVHNISIMKELELGIGDNITVYKANMIIPQIAENLTRSSNLEIPVACPACGHATEIRKVNEVEALYCTNPDCAAKKIKSFALFVSRDAMNIDGLSEATLEKFIARGFIHDFGDIFEIGKHRDEIVAMEGFGEKSFENLMVNLEKAKETTLAKVIYSLGIANIGLANAKVICRHFDDDLEQIRHASEEEVSEIDTIGPVIARSLTEYFASEENNRRLDHLMEYLNIKKEEKKEEQIFQGMNFVITGSVEHFANRAQAKEFIESLGGKVTGSVTGKTNYLINNDTTSNSSKNKKAKELGIPILSEEDFLKLAGQ
- a CDS encoding zinc dependent phospholipase C family protein — protein: MRKKSHILLARYLADQMPDTASLQSHRKAFCFGSILPDIKPSFITRRHEFFGTFEDVKAQMKELVDTRLEESNQRVYWRRFGEVIHYMADYFTFPHNKTYTGSLAQHNHYEKILKNELKSCIQRGEAHRYLEPAIRFSTFAALIDYIEASHERYLNKLRCVEEDIKYILNMCFQVIQGLVQLCVGQEFVLMSQPA
- a CDS encoding polysaccharide deacetylase family protein gives rise to the protein MSGHSPQTSRLLTVIAVFLCICMSGIFTRSSALPSQISPSSDAETLVSEEISLTVTPVDIPQATPTPSPKVTKAASKNKSKKSFKVSHEASEGNWTSSGSNWMFLVDGNAYTGWLTDTDGKRYYFDENGIMQTGWVDVDGKRYYMDLDGIMQTGDITIGKKSYHLNDDGSLEGYKAKKTSKKKSSKEKNRKNSSSDKTSAVSSTDSDSKKYVALTFDDGPSSFTDRLLDCLEENNAKATFFMVGTEIASFPEEVKRMKELGCELGNHTYDHTDLTTLSSEDISSEIARVDQQLVDLTGQGASVVRPPYGSVNDTVKATIGTPMILWSIDTLDWKTLDSQSTVDEVMNNVQDGSIVLMHDIYSTSVDAAEILIPQLIEDGYELVTIHELASVHGIELQTGITYGDFHNN